Proteins encoded by one window of Micromonospora coxensis:
- a CDS encoding ABC transporter ATP-binding protein, producing MDAPAIEVRDLHVTLGGATILAGVDLTVSTGEWVTVIGPNGAGKSTLLRAVGGLLATGSAVAISGTPLRSMRPRERARVVATVAQSPAVPAGMSVLDYVLLGRTPYIPPLGRESAADLAVVHEVLDRLDLAAFHGRELATLSGGERQRVFLARALAQGATLLLLDEPTSALDIGHQQEVLELVDQLRREHALTVLATMHDLSIAGEYADRLVLLADGRVVADGPPAEVLTEELLATHYRARVRVIPGEHGPLVVPVRPY from the coding sequence GTGGACGCGCCCGCGATCGAGGTCCGCGACCTGCACGTCACGCTGGGCGGGGCGACGATCCTGGCCGGCGTCGACCTGACCGTCTCGACCGGCGAGTGGGTCACCGTGATCGGGCCGAACGGCGCCGGCAAGTCGACCCTGCTGCGCGCCGTCGGCGGCCTGCTGGCCACCGGCTCCGCCGTCGCCATCTCCGGTACGCCGCTGCGGTCGATGCGTCCCCGCGAGCGGGCCCGGGTGGTGGCCACCGTGGCGCAGTCCCCGGCGGTGCCGGCCGGCATGTCGGTCCTCGACTACGTGCTGCTCGGTCGTACCCCGTACATCCCGCCGCTGGGCCGGGAGTCCGCAGCCGACCTGGCCGTCGTGCACGAGGTGCTGGACCGGCTGGACCTGGCCGCCTTCCACGGCCGGGAGCTGGCCACCCTCTCCGGCGGGGAGCGGCAGCGGGTCTTCCTGGCCCGGGCGCTCGCCCAGGGCGCCACCCTGCTGCTGCTGGACGAGCCGACCAGCGCCCTGGACATCGGCCACCAGCAGGAGGTGCTGGAGCTGGTCGACCAGCTCCGCCGAGAGCACGCGCTGACCGTGCTCGCCACCATGCACGACCTCTCCATCGCCGGCGAGTACGCCGACCGCCTGGTGCTGCTCGCGGACGGCCGGGTGGTCGCCGACGGCCCGCCGGCCGAGGTGCTCACCGAGGAGCTGCTCGCCACCCACTACCGGGCCCGCGTCCGGGTCATCCCCGGCGAGCACGGCCCCCTCGTCGTCCCGGTCCGCCCGTACTAG
- a CDS encoding ABC transporter substrate-binding protein: MTRRTPRLLAATLAVAALTLGACAEKTSNDTPAAGSSSAAATFPVTVGKLTLEKRPEKIVSLSPTATEMLFAIGAGKQVTAVDDNSNYPPEAPKSDLSGFQPNAEAIAAKTPDLVVLSNDTNKIVDQLTTLKIPVLLTPAAATLEDSYRQITDLGALTGHPTEAADVTQRMKDDIAKLVKDLPQRSKKLTYYHELGPELYTATSKTFIGSIYALAGLENIADASDADGKSGGYPQLSQEVIVKANPDFVFLADTKCCQQSAETVKARAGWADVTAVKNNQVVALDDDIASRWGPRVVDQLRTIVDAVAKVPA, encoded by the coding sequence ATGACCCGCCGTACCCCCCGGCTGCTCGCCGCCACCCTCGCGGTGGCCGCGTTGACCCTCGGCGCCTGCGCCGAGAAGACCTCGAACGACACCCCCGCCGCCGGCAGCAGCTCGGCGGCCGCCACCTTCCCGGTCACCGTCGGCAAGCTGACCCTGGAGAAGCGACCGGAGAAGATCGTCTCGCTCTCGCCGACGGCGACCGAGATGCTCTTCGCCATCGGCGCCGGCAAGCAGGTCACCGCCGTCGACGACAACTCCAACTACCCGCCCGAGGCGCCGAAGAGCGACCTCTCCGGCTTTCAGCCGAACGCCGAGGCGATCGCCGCGAAGACGCCCGACCTGGTGGTGCTCTCCAACGACACCAACAAGATCGTCGACCAGCTCACCACGCTGAAGATCCCGGTCCTGCTCACCCCGGCCGCCGCCACGCTGGAGGACTCCTACCGGCAGATCACCGACCTGGGCGCGCTGACCGGCCACCCGACCGAGGCGGCGGACGTCACCCAGCGGATGAAGGACGACATCGCCAAGCTGGTCAAGGACCTGCCGCAGCGGTCGAAGAAGCTGACCTACTACCACGAGCTGGGCCCGGAGCTGTACACCGCGACCAGCAAGACCTTCATCGGCTCGATCTACGCCCTCGCCGGCTTGGAGAACATCGCCGACGCGTCGGACGCCGACGGCAAGAGCGGCGGGTACCCGCAGCTGAGCCAGGAGGTCATCGTCAAGGCGAACCCCGACTTCGTCTTCCTCGCCGACACCAAGTGCTGCCAGCAGAGCGCCGAGACGGTCAAGGCGCGCGCCGGCTGGGCCGACGTCACCGCGGTGAAGAACAACCAGGTGGTGGCCCTCGACGACGACATCGCCTCGCGCTGGGGCCCGCGCGTGGTCGACCAGCTCCGCACCATCGTCGACGCGGTCGCCAAGGTGCCCGCGTGA
- a CDS encoding C39 family peptidase, producing the protein MASTSLRTVALLGVAALTLLGTAVPVQADNGLPVVAHDEQITFQEWSHHTDWRGGSHQGTHAAPGRRAGITIGRPAGTTEFTDEHTGVTRSWEYATWTSPVTRIGFDATELVASWNADTPAGTWLQVELQGGYNTGAHTPWYVLGRWASGDRDIKRATLDDQGDPWSSVWTDTFAIDDAAAGVLLRSYQLRLTLYRAPGQAASPTVRMLGAMSSNVPDRFTVTPSRGGIAWGTELAVPARSQMIHRGNYPEWGGGGQVWCSPTSTTMVLEYYGRGPSAEDLSWVTPGYTDPQVAHAARMTWDHEYAGAGNWPFNTAYAAGFPGIDARVTRLHSLDEVERFIKAGIPVVTSQSFLASELDGSNYGTAGHLFVVVGFTADGDVIVNDPASSSNAEVRNVYQREQFEQIWLRTKRYRANGTVAGGSGGIAYLIKPADRPWPVVPGSTNW; encoded by the coding sequence ATGGCCAGCACGTCCCTGCGTACCGTCGCCCTGCTGGGCGTCGCCGCGCTCACCCTGCTCGGCACCGCCGTACCCGTCCAGGCCGACAACGGCCTGCCGGTGGTGGCGCACGACGAGCAGATCACCTTCCAGGAGTGGTCCCACCACACCGACTGGCGTGGCGGCAGCCACCAGGGCACCCACGCCGCCCCCGGCCGCCGCGCCGGCATCACCATCGGCCGTCCCGCCGGGACCACCGAGTTCACCGACGAGCACACCGGCGTCACCCGGAGCTGGGAGTACGCCACCTGGACCTCCCCGGTCACCCGGATCGGCTTCGACGCCACCGAACTGGTCGCCTCCTGGAACGCCGACACCCCGGCCGGCACCTGGCTCCAGGTCGAACTCCAGGGCGGCTACAACACCGGCGCCCACACCCCCTGGTACGTGCTCGGCCGCTGGGCCTCCGGCGACCGGGACATCAAGCGGGCCACCCTCGACGACCAGGGCGACCCCTGGTCCAGCGTGTGGACCGACACCTTCGCCATCGACGACGCGGCGGCCGGGGTGCTGCTGCGCTCGTACCAGCTCCGACTGACCCTCTACCGCGCGCCCGGACAGGCGGCCTCGCCCACGGTGCGGATGCTCGGCGCGATGAGCTCGAACGTGCCCGACCGGTTCACCGTCACCCCCAGCCGGGGCGGGATCGCCTGGGGCACCGAACTGGCCGTGCCGGCCCGCTCCCAGATGATCCACCGGGGCAACTACCCCGAGTGGGGCGGCGGCGGCCAGGTCTGGTGCAGCCCGACCTCCACCACGATGGTGCTGGAGTACTACGGCCGGGGCCCGTCGGCCGAGGACCTGTCCTGGGTGACCCCCGGCTACACCGACCCGCAGGTCGCCCACGCCGCCCGGATGACCTGGGACCACGAGTACGCCGGCGCCGGTAACTGGCCGTTCAACACCGCGTACGCCGCCGGCTTCCCCGGCATCGACGCGCGGGTCACCCGGCTGCACTCCCTCGACGAGGTGGAGCGCTTCATCAAGGCCGGCATCCCGGTCGTCACCTCGCAGTCCTTCCTCGCCAGCGAACTGGACGGCTCGAACTACGGCACCGCCGGGCACCTCTTCGTGGTCGTCGGCTTCACCGCCGACGGGGACGTGATCGTCAACGACCCGGCGTCGTCGTCGAACGCCGAGGTGCGCAACGTCTACCAGCGCGAGCAGTTCGAGCAGATCTGGCTGCGCACCAAGCGGTACCGGGCCAACGGCACGGTGGCCGGCGGCTCCGGCGGCATCGCGTACCTGATCAAGCCGGCCGACCGGCCGTGGCCGGTGGTCCCGGGCTCGACCAACTGGTAA
- a CDS encoding PE family protein, translating into MDELGAVPPGGAETGVETGAVARASGPPVDPVPAGPPVPAEPNGRSGPVEPGMAGGGGNGGAGIGPGGGGGGGTAGPGGGTGGPGTGGTGPGGGDGRGPGGGPGSGGTGEGKGPGSGGCGLGTGGTGVGAGSGVGTGSGAGVGSGSGVGGVGGWAGSGGWAGSGGSGFTGAER; encoded by the coding sequence GTGGACGAGCTGGGCGCGGTGCCGCCGGGGGGCGCGGAGACCGGCGTGGAGACCGGGGCGGTGGCCCGGGCGAGCGGGCCGCCCGTCGACCCCGTACCGGCGGGCCCACCCGTGCCGGCGGAGCCGAACGGCCGGTCCGGTCCGGTCGAGCCGGGCATGGCCGGCGGCGGCGGGAACGGCGGCGCCGGCATCGGCCCCGGCGGAGGTGGGGGCGGTGGCACCGCCGGCCCGGGCGGCGGCACCGGAGGCCCGGGGACGGGCGGCACCGGTCCCGGCGGGGGCGACGGGCGCGGTCCCGGCGGCGGGCCGGGCAGCGGCGGCACCGGCGAGGGGAAGGGCCCGGGCTCCGGCGGTTGCGGGCTCGGCACGGGCGGGACGGGGGTGGGAGCCGGCTCGGGCGTCGGGACCGGCTCCGGAGCCGGAGTGGGTTCCGGCTCGGGCGTCGGCGGGGTGGGCGGCTGGGCCGGCTCCGGGGGCTGGGCGGGCTCGGGCGGCTCCGGGTTCACCGGCGCGGAGCGGTAG
- a CDS encoding M14 family zinc carboxypeptidase — MALRTSPLRRRLALAVAVGLGLVTVTTGPVAARPAPDPEPAAVGYRVIGPRTLADRDAVARTGAAIDYVEHGKLHVSATRAEAAAITRLGFRLEKEATPTADPHDHGDVGTLDFPPADANYHNYAELTAVVNKVVADHPSIARKISIGSSYEGRDLMAVKISDNVGTDENEPEILFNAQQHAREHLTVEMAIYLLNLFTDSYGTDSRVTNVVNSREIWIVPTVNPDGSEYDVATGSYRSWRKNRQPNSGSSYVGTDLNRNWSYQWGCCGGSSGSTSSDTYRGPSAFSAPETQALRNFVNSRVVGGTQQIKANIDFHTYSQLVLWPFGYTYSDTTTGMSADQYNTFATLGRQMAATNGYTPEQSSDLYIADGTSIDWMWGAHGIWAYTFEMYPGSATGGGFYPPDEVIPRETSRNKDAVLLLSEYADCPYRVIGKDAQYCGGGGGGTTVWSDTFETATGWTVNPNGTDTATTGAWERGAAQATNSSGPKQLTPYAGSNDLVTGRLAGTGAGDHDIDGGVTSARSPAVTLPSTGTLTLSLAWYLAHGSNASSADYLRVSVVHNGGTTTLLNQAGAATDRDAAWAVSNLDLSPYAGQSVRILVEAADASGASLVEAAVDNVTITSS, encoded by the coding sequence ATGGCCCTCCGCACGTCCCCTCTGCGCCGCCGGCTGGCGCTCGCCGTCGCCGTCGGGCTCGGCCTCGTCACCGTCACCACCGGGCCGGTCGCCGCGCGGCCGGCCCCCGACCCGGAACCCGCCGCCGTCGGCTACCGGGTGATCGGGCCGCGTACCCTCGCCGACCGCGACGCCGTCGCCCGCACCGGCGCGGCCATCGACTACGTCGAGCACGGCAAGCTGCACGTCTCCGCCACCCGGGCCGAGGCGGCCGCGATCACCCGGCTCGGCTTCCGGCTCGAGAAGGAGGCGACGCCGACCGCCGACCCGCACGACCACGGCGACGTCGGCACGCTCGACTTCCCGCCCGCCGACGCCAACTACCACAACTACGCCGAGCTGACCGCGGTGGTGAACAAGGTGGTCGCCGACCACCCGTCGATCGCCCGGAAGATCAGCATCGGCAGTTCGTACGAGGGCCGCGACCTGATGGCGGTGAAGATCTCCGACAACGTCGGCACCGACGAGAACGAACCGGAGATCCTCTTCAACGCCCAGCAGCACGCCCGCGAGCACCTGACCGTCGAGATGGCGATCTACCTGCTCAACCTCTTCACCGACAGCTACGGCACCGACTCCCGGGTCACCAACGTCGTCAACTCCCGGGAGATCTGGATCGTGCCGACGGTCAACCCCGACGGCAGCGAGTACGACGTCGCCACCGGCTCGTACCGGTCCTGGCGGAAGAACCGGCAGCCCAACAGCGGCTCGTCGTACGTCGGCACCGACCTGAACCGGAACTGGTCGTACCAGTGGGGCTGCTGCGGCGGCTCGTCCGGCTCCACCTCGTCGGACACCTACCGCGGCCCGTCCGCGTTCTCCGCCCCGGAGACCCAGGCGCTGCGCAACTTCGTCAACAGCCGGGTGGTCGGCGGCACGCAGCAGATCAAGGCCAACATCGACTTCCACACCTACTCCCAGCTGGTGCTCTGGCCGTTCGGCTACACCTACAGCGACACCACCACCGGGATGAGCGCCGACCAGTACAACACCTTCGCCACCCTCGGGCGGCAGATGGCGGCCACCAACGGATACACCCCGGAGCAGTCCAGCGACCTCTACATCGCCGACGGCACGAGCATCGACTGGATGTGGGGCGCCCACGGCATCTGGGCGTACACCTTCGAGATGTACCCGGGCTCGGCCACCGGCGGCGGCTTCTACCCGCCCGACGAGGTCATCCCCCGGGAGACGTCCCGCAACAAGGACGCGGTCCTGCTGCTGTCCGAGTACGCCGACTGCCCGTACCGGGTGATCGGCAAGGACGCCCAGTACTGCGGCGGCGGTGGCGGTGGCACCACGGTCTGGTCGGACACCTTCGAGACGGCCACCGGCTGGACCGTCAACCCGAACGGGACGGACACCGCCACCACCGGGGCGTGGGAGCGGGGCGCCGCCCAGGCGACCAACTCCTCCGGCCCCAAGCAGCTCACCCCGTACGCGGGCAGCAACGACCTGGTCACCGGTCGGCTCGCCGGCACCGGGGCAGGCGACCACGACATCGACGGCGGGGTGACCAGCGCCCGCTCGCCGGCGGTGACCCTGCCCTCGACCGGGACGCTCACCCTCTCGCTGGCCTGGTACCTGGCGCACGGGTCCAACGCGTCGTCGGCCGACTACCTGCGGGTCAGCGTGGTCCACAACGGTGGCACCACCACGCTGCTCAACCAGGCCGGGGCCGCCACCGACCGGGACGCCGCCTGGGCGGTGTCGAACCTCGACCTGAGCCCGTACGCCGGGCAGTCGGTGCGGATCCTGGTCGAGGCGGCGGACGCTTCCGGGGCCAGCCTGGTCGAGGCGGCTGTGGACAACGTCACCATCACCAGTTCGTGA
- the mqnE gene encoding aminofutalosine synthase MqnE, whose amino-acid sequence MDAGLKRELEAKVYAGERLTREDGIALYDSDDLAWLGRLAHHRRTELNGDRVMFNVNRHLNLTNVCSASCAYCSFQRKPGEKDAYTMRIDEAVRKAKEMEDEQLTELHIVNGLHPTLPWRYYPKVLSELKAALPNVKLKAFTATEVQWFEKISGLSADEILDELMAAGLESLTGGGAEIFDWEVRQHIVDHACHWEDWSRIHRLAHSKGMKTPSTMLYGHIEEPRHRVDHVLRLRELQDETGGFMVFIPLRYQHDFVDSADGKIRNRIQARTTMASPAESLKTFAVSRLLFDNVPHVKCFWVMHGLSVAQLSLNFGVDDLDGSVVEYKITHDADSYGTPNTMHRDDLLHLIWDAGFRPVERNTRYEVVKEYDPAPSLAERRAEPQQVWA is encoded by the coding sequence ATGGACGCCGGACTCAAGCGCGAGCTCGAAGCGAAGGTGTACGCCGGGGAGCGGCTGACCCGTGAGGACGGGATCGCCCTCTACGACAGCGACGACCTGGCCTGGCTGGGGCGGCTGGCGCACCACCGCCGCACCGAGCTGAACGGCGACCGGGTGATGTTCAACGTCAACCGGCACCTGAACCTGACCAACGTCTGCTCCGCCTCGTGCGCGTACTGCTCGTTCCAGCGCAAGCCGGGCGAGAAGGACGCGTACACGATGCGCATCGACGAGGCGGTCCGCAAAGCCAAGGAGATGGAGGACGAGCAGCTCACCGAGCTGCACATCGTCAACGGCCTGCACCCGACGCTGCCCTGGCGCTACTACCCGAAGGTGCTCAGCGAGCTGAAGGCGGCGCTGCCGAACGTCAAGCTCAAGGCGTTCACCGCGACCGAGGTGCAGTGGTTCGAGAAGATCAGCGGGCTGAGCGCGGACGAGATCCTCGACGAGCTGATGGCCGCCGGCCTGGAGTCGCTGACCGGCGGCGGCGCGGAGATCTTCGACTGGGAGGTCCGGCAGCACATCGTCGACCACGCCTGCCACTGGGAGGACTGGTCGCGGATCCACCGGCTGGCCCACTCGAAGGGCATGAAGACGCCGTCGACGATGCTGTACGGCCACATCGAGGAGCCCCGGCACCGGGTCGACCACGTGCTGCGGCTGCGTGAGCTCCAGGACGAGACCGGCGGTTTCATGGTCTTCATCCCGCTGCGCTACCAGCACGACTTCGTGGACTCGGCGGACGGCAAGATCCGTAACCGGATCCAGGCCCGGACCACGATGGCCTCGCCCGCCGAGTCGCTGAAGACCTTCGCGGTCTCCCGGCTGCTCTTCGACAACGTCCCGCACGTGAAGTGCTTCTGGGTCATGCACGGGCTCTCGGTGGCCCAGCTCTCGCTGAACTTCGGCGTGGACGACCTGGACGGCTCGGTGGTGGAGTACAAGATCACTCACGACGCCGACTCGTACGGCACCCCGAACACGATGCACCGGGACGACCTGCTGCACCTGATCTGGGACGCCGGCTTCCGTCCGGTCGAGCGCAACACCCGCTACGAGGTCGTCAAGGAGTACGACCCGGCGCCGTCGCTGGCCGAGCGCCGTGCCGAGCCGCAGCAGGTCTGGGCCTGA
- a CDS encoding C40 family peptidase, producing the protein MADSGYGRQQRRRRSPVISPVLRPRLWSALLGAVAAMALATPAYAEPPLPNTVPDTGSRPVVSGGLQLPGGIPGQPATGLPGTGLPGAGAGLPGGTPTTLPVGGVAASPLLAQISALEVQVGQLGDQLLGLRQQRTDAQTQLTAAERELGLAREALARAQERADAVAADAFKAAAALPPGEIAEDLHGLSVLQRISRGEQADGATTAATGELSRARTAEQVATQAVTAAQDRVRRAGEQYTAVEKALRDNERKLVKLRADNQAQIIELERQQEAAEQKLGAAYVEGQSATGLIASPQALAAVRYALAQLGDPYLWAAEGPDRFDCSGLIWAAYRSAGYYDLPRVSRDQYYATRSRTVDRSALLPGDLLFFASGSSWTTIHHMGMYIGGGKMVQAPRTGDVVKISTVRWSGLYAATRVVGAVPAPATPAPKPTTPAPKPTGPASPKPTTPAPNPSPTSTKAPSPQPTRPTTPPSESPAPSPSETTVPTPSESVSASPTSSESVSASPTSSVSPSTAASSAQPSTAPTSLAPENSTSASASASTGS; encoded by the coding sequence ATGGCCGACAGCGGGTACGGGCGACAGCAGCGACGACGCAGGAGCCCGGTGATCTCGCCGGTGCTGCGTCCCCGGCTCTGGTCCGCCCTGCTCGGCGCCGTCGCCGCGATGGCCCTCGCCACCCCCGCGTACGCCGAGCCGCCGCTGCCGAACACCGTGCCGGACACCGGCTCGCGTCCGGTCGTCTCCGGCGGCCTCCAGCTGCCCGGCGGGATCCCCGGCCAGCCCGCCACCGGTCTGCCCGGCACCGGCCTGCCCGGCGCCGGGGCCGGCCTGCCCGGCGGGACGCCCACCACGCTGCCGGTCGGCGGCGTCGCGGCGAGCCCGCTGCTGGCCCAGATCAGCGCCCTGGAGGTGCAGGTCGGCCAACTCGGCGACCAACTGCTCGGGCTCCGGCAGCAGCGCACCGACGCACAGACGCAGCTCACCGCCGCCGAGCGGGAGCTGGGCCTGGCCCGGGAGGCGCTGGCCCGGGCCCAGGAGCGCGCCGACGCCGTGGCGGCGGACGCCTTCAAGGCCGCCGCCGCGCTGCCCCCCGGCGAGATCGCCGAGGACCTGCACGGGCTCAGCGTGCTCCAGCGGATCTCGCGGGGCGAGCAGGCCGACGGGGCGACCACCGCCGCGACCGGCGAGCTGTCCCGCGCCCGGACGGCGGAGCAGGTCGCCACCCAGGCGGTCACCGCCGCGCAGGACCGGGTCCGCCGGGCCGGCGAGCAGTACACCGCGGTGGAGAAGGCGCTGCGCGACAACGAGCGCAAGCTGGTCAAGCTCCGGGCGGACAACCAGGCCCAGATCATCGAGCTGGAGCGGCAGCAGGAGGCCGCCGAGCAGAAGCTGGGCGCCGCGTACGTCGAGGGGCAGAGCGCCACCGGCCTGATCGCCAGCCCGCAGGCCCTGGCGGCCGTCCGGTACGCGCTGGCCCAGCTCGGTGATCCGTACCTCTGGGCCGCCGAGGGGCCGGACCGGTTCGACTGCTCCGGCCTGATCTGGGCCGCGTACCGGTCGGCCGGCTACTACGACCTGCCCAGGGTCTCCCGCGACCAGTACTACGCCACCCGCTCCCGGACGGTCGACCGCAGCGCGCTCCTCCCCGGCGACCTGCTCTTCTTCGCCTCCGGCAGCAGTTGGACGACGATCCACCACATGGGGATGTACATCGGCGGCGGCAAGATGGTGCAGGCCCCGCGCACCGGCGACGTCGTCAAGATCTCCACGGTGCGCTGGTCCGGCCTCTACGCGGCCACCCGGGTCGTCGGTGCGGTGCCCGCCCCGGCCACCCCGGCGCCGAAGCCGACCACGCCGGCCCCGAAGCCGACCGGCCCGGCGTCGCCCAAGCCGACCACCCCGGCGCCGAACCCCTCGCCGACCTCGACCAAGGCGCCGTCGCCGCAGCCGACCCGGCCGACCACGCCGCCGTCGGAGAGCCCGGCGCCGTCGCCGTCGGAGACCACGGTCCCGACCCCGTCCGAATCCGTCTCCGCGAGCCCGACGAGTTCCGAATCCGTCTCCGCGAGCCCGACGAGTTCCGTCTCGCCGAGCACCGCCGCCAGCAGCGCGCAGCCGAGCACCGCGCCGACCAGCCTGGCCCCGGAGAACAGCACCTCGGCGTCGGCCTCCGCGAGCACCGGCTCCTGA
- a CDS encoding DUF4229 domain-containing protein has translation MSAAAKYTLGRIGLFVVVLLALLPVDMNIFLKLMVALAFSAAASFFLLRGWRDEMAEEMAAAAERRRAEKERLRSALAGDDQPSTTDQPSAEQPPTDRTDRP, from the coding sequence GTGAGCGCGGCGGCAAAGTACACGCTGGGCCGGATCGGGCTGTTCGTCGTCGTCCTCCTGGCCCTCCTGCCGGTCGACATGAACATCTTCCTGAAGCTGATGGTGGCGCTGGCGTTCTCCGCGGCGGCGTCGTTCTTCCTGCTGCGCGGCTGGCGGGACGAGATGGCCGAGGAGATGGCCGCGGCGGCGGAGCGCCGCCGGGCGGAGAAGGAGCGGCTCCGCTCCGCCCTGGCCGGCGACGACCAGCCCTCGACGACCGACCAGCCCTCGGCCGAGCAGCCGCCGACCGACCGGACCGACCGGCCGTGA
- a CDS encoding FecCD family ABC transporter permease: protein MRKRWLAAGVLAVLVALVAGVSLGPVNLPPGSVAVELLNLLPGVRLDSGLTPGEAAIVTQLRLPRVVLGLLVGGLLALAGGAYQGVFRNPLADPYLLGVAAGAGLAVTAVIALGGAMDPLVGLPLTVPLAAFVGALGAVVMTYLLGAAGGRSRSPATLILAGVAVSAFLSAGQTYLLQRHSESIQQVYAWLLGRLATAGWHDVLLVLPYFVLTAVVVLLHRRELDVLSLGDDEAASLGLHPQRSRYLLIAAASLGTAAAVSASGLIGFVGIIVPHTVRLLAGSSYRVILPLSMLFGGAFLALTDVVARTAAAPAEIPIGVVTALLGGPFFVLVLRTARRVLT, encoded by the coding sequence CTGCGCAAGCGGTGGCTCGCCGCCGGGGTGCTGGCGGTGCTGGTCGCCCTGGTCGCCGGGGTCTCCCTCGGCCCGGTCAACCTGCCGCCCGGCAGCGTCGCCGTCGAACTGCTCAACCTGCTCCCCGGCGTGCGGCTCGACAGCGGGCTGACCCCCGGCGAGGCCGCCATCGTCACCCAGCTCCGGTTGCCCCGGGTGGTGCTCGGCCTGCTGGTCGGCGGCCTGCTCGCCCTGGCCGGCGGGGCGTACCAGGGGGTGTTCCGCAACCCGCTGGCCGACCCGTACCTGCTGGGCGTGGCAGCCGGGGCGGGGCTGGCGGTCACCGCGGTCATCGCGCTCGGCGGGGCGATGGACCCGCTGGTCGGGCTGCCGCTGACCGTGCCGCTGGCCGCGTTCGTCGGCGCGCTCGGCGCGGTCGTCATGACGTACCTGCTCGGGGCGGCCGGTGGGCGCAGCCGCTCCCCGGCGACGTTGATCCTGGCCGGGGTGGCCGTCTCGGCGTTCCTCTCCGCCGGGCAGACCTACCTGCTGCAACGGCACTCCGAGAGCATCCAGCAGGTGTACGCCTGGCTGCTCGGCCGGCTCGCCACCGCCGGCTGGCACGACGTGCTGCTGGTGCTGCCGTACTTCGTGCTCACCGCGGTCGTGGTACTGCTGCACCGCCGCGAGCTGGACGTGCTCTCCCTCGGTGACGACGAGGCGGCCAGCCTCGGCCTGCACCCGCAGCGCTCCCGCTACCTGCTGATCGCCGCCGCCTCGCTCGGCACCGCCGCGGCGGTCTCCGCCTCCGGGCTGATCGGCTTCGTCGGGATCATCGTGCCGCACACCGTACGGCTGCTCGCCGGGTCGAGCTACCGGGTCATCCTGCCGCTGTCGATGCTCTTCGGCGGCGCGTTCCTGGCGCTGACCGACGTGGTCGCCCGGACCGCCGCCGCCCCGGCCGAGATCCCGATCGGCGTGGTCACCGCGCTGCTCGGCGGCCCGTTCTTCGTCCTGGTGCTGCGGACCGCCCGGCGGGTGCTGACGTGA
- a CDS encoding VOC family protein has translation MSGVEPGTPCWADLATPDLTAAQRFYPELFGWTGRVSPQPEAGGYTTFLKDGRAVGGAGPPATPDQVPIWSTYVATDDADLAATRVEAAGGQVLVAPFDVFDQGRMGVFADPAGATFSVWQPMAMRGAELFNAPGSMSWNELVTPDPDGAKLFYELVFGWHPEDEPMGPVTYTGWRCGARIVAGMTPPLEELPADLPAYWAIYFAVADADATAARAAELGGSILVPPHDVPQGRLAALRDPQGALFSVIALA, from the coding sequence GTGAGCGGCGTCGAGCCCGGCACGCCCTGCTGGGCCGATCTGGCCACCCCCGACCTGACGGCCGCCCAACGCTTCTACCCCGAACTCTTCGGCTGGACGGGGCGGGTGTCCCCGCAGCCGGAGGCGGGCGGGTACACCACCTTCCTCAAGGACGGGCGGGCGGTGGGCGGGGCCGGGCCGCCGGCCACCCCGGACCAGGTGCCGATCTGGTCCACGTACGTGGCCACGGACGACGCCGATCTGGCGGCCACCCGGGTCGAGGCGGCCGGCGGGCAGGTGCTGGTCGCCCCCTTCGACGTCTTCGACCAGGGGCGGATGGGGGTCTTCGCGGACCCGGCCGGCGCGACGTTCAGCGTCTGGCAGCCGATGGCCATGCGCGGCGCCGAACTGTTCAACGCCCCCGGGTCGATGAGCTGGAACGAGCTGGTCACGCCGGACCCGGACGGCGCGAAGCTCTTCTACGAGCTGGTCTTCGGCTGGCACCCGGAGGACGAGCCGATGGGGCCGGTCACCTACACCGGCTGGCGGTGCGGGGCGCGGATCGTGGCCGGCATGACGCCGCCGCTGGAGGAACTGCCGGCCGACCTGCCCGCATACTGGGCGATCTACTTCGCGGTGGCGGACGCCGACGCCACCGCCGCGCGCGCCGCCGAACTCGGCGGCAGCATCCTGGTCCCGCCGCACGACGTCCCGCAGGGCCGGCTCGCCGCCCTCCGCGACCCCCAGGGCGCCCTCTTCTCCGTCATCGCCCTCGCCTAG